A single genomic interval of Microbacterium sp. BLY harbors:
- a CDS encoding prevent-host-death protein, translating to MSLLHDGRTTTRRSSDLSKHSADVFAEAEEHPVQITRRDGGPLVLMSQDEADSRALLLQFAADLLTVTLDDEGTLGSRMTRKFEWMRALGEADRETCAKDLVDAARASFSTGQAHLAVAELTSWRETAAAIAAGLSAAPVEWLEEELPTERPS from the coding sequence ATGTCCCTCCTCCATGACGGCCGCACCACGACCAGACGATCGTCGGATCTGAGCAAGCACTCGGCGGACGTCTTCGCGGAAGCAGAGGAACACCCCGTCCAGATCACCCGGCGCGACGGCGGCCCCCTGGTCCTGATGTCTCAGGACGAGGCGGACTCTCGCGCGCTGCTGCTGCAGTTCGCCGCAGATCTCCTCACGGTGACGCTCGATGACGAGGGCACCCTCGGCTCCCGCATGACGCGCAAGTTCGAGTGGATGCGCGCCCTCGGAGAAGCCGACCGCGAGACCTGCGCGAAGGATCTCGTCGACGCCGCCCGCGCCTCGTTCTCCACTGGTCAGGCTCACCTCGCGGTCGCCGAGCTGACGTCCTGGCGCGAGACCGCGGCCGCGATCGCCGCCGGGCTCTCCGCGGCTCCCGTCGAATGGCTCGAAGAGGAGCTGCCGACGGAGCGTCCGAGCTAG
- a CDS encoding helix-turn-helix domain-containing protein has protein sequence MNADSHRPGPGSTGVLADPPPADAGHPPRTTRPARDNRLGAYLRARRDQVTPAQAGIVAPGGRRVPGLRREEVALRAGISADYYLRLERGKDRTPSTQVLDALARALRLDNDEAAYLRALAADPPVVLPRPSVEEVPRTALDLIEALEHPAYVEDAALTVLAANTAAQALNPRLRPGRNQLRDLYLDPDERAMHPEWEGVAACLTASLRYALGAADDPRLAELTAELSRASATFRRIWARHDVRAQRGAVIRLLRPGGGAQAFTREQLRLNGTDGLTLVIYSPRASSEDGPAPASTGPGRPPG, from the coding sequence ATGAACGCCGACAGCCACCGACCAGGACCCGGATCGACCGGGGTCCTGGCAGACCCCCCTCCCGCGGACGCCGGACACCCGCCCCGCACGACGCGGCCGGCGCGCGACAACCGCCTGGGCGCCTACCTCCGCGCCCGCCGCGATCAGGTCACTCCCGCTCAGGCGGGGATCGTCGCTCCGGGCGGGCGACGCGTCCCGGGGCTCCGCCGCGAAGAGGTCGCCCTGCGCGCGGGGATCAGCGCGGACTACTACCTCCGGCTCGAACGGGGGAAGGACCGCACCCCCTCCACGCAGGTGCTCGACGCGCTGGCGCGGGCCCTGCGTCTCGATAACGATGAGGCCGCGTACCTGCGAGCGCTCGCCGCGGACCCGCCCGTCGTGCTCCCGCGCCCGTCGGTCGAGGAGGTGCCGCGGACCGCGCTCGACCTGATCGAGGCGCTGGAGCATCCGGCGTACGTCGAAGACGCCGCCCTCACCGTCCTCGCCGCGAACACGGCGGCCCAGGCACTCAACCCGCGCCTGCGACCGGGCCGCAATCAGCTGCGCGACCTGTACCTGGACCCCGACGAGCGGGCGATGCACCCCGAGTGGGAAGGGGTCGCCGCCTGCCTGACGGCGAGCCTCCGGTACGCCCTCGGGGCCGCGGACGACCCGCGCCTCGCGGAGCTGACGGCGGAGCTCTCGCGGGCGAGTGCGACGTTCCGACGGATCTGGGCGCGACACGACGTCCGTGCGCAGCGCGGCGCCGTCATCCGCCTCCTCCGGCCCGGAGGCGGCGCGCAGGCCTTCACCCGCGAGCAGCTCCGCCTCAACGGGACGGACGGGCTCACGCTCGTCATCTACTCTCCCCGAGCATCGTCCGAAGACGGGCCCGCGCCCGCGAGTACCGGGCCCGGGCGGCCTCCGGGCTGA
- a CDS encoding SDR family NAD(P)-dependent oxidoreductase, producing the protein MGVALVTGANRGIGFEVARQLAERGHVVYVGARNRAHGHAAASRIGARVVALDVTDDASVTQALGRIADEEGRLDILINNAGVQEFDPVDGPLALRAFDTNAVGVVRVTEAALPLLRAAAVPTVVTVSSSAGSFGAVTDPERPEYHLTNAVYAASKAAATMLTLQYAKAHPEMRINAIEPGYTATDMTAGFEGGRPVEDSARAVVELATLGASAPTGTLRDENGVLPW; encoded by the coding sequence ATGGGTGTTGCGCTCGTCACCGGGGCGAACAGGGGCATCGGCTTCGAGGTGGCCCGGCAGCTGGCCGAGCGCGGCCACGTCGTCTACGTCGGCGCGCGGAACCGCGCGCACGGCCACGCGGCGGCGTCCCGGATCGGGGCGCGCGTCGTTGCCCTCGACGTGACCGACGACGCGTCGGTCACGCAGGCCCTCGGCCGGATCGCGGACGAGGAGGGCCGGCTCGACATCCTCATCAACAACGCGGGCGTCCAGGAGTTCGATCCCGTGGACGGGCCGCTGGCTCTGCGTGCGTTCGACACGAACGCCGTCGGCGTGGTGCGCGTCACGGAGGCGGCGCTCCCCCTCCTCCGCGCGGCGGCGGTCCCGACCGTAGTGACCGTGTCCAGCAGTGCCGGGTCGTTCGGGGCGGTGACGGACCCGGAGCGGCCGGAGTACCACCTCACCAACGCGGTGTATGCGGCGTCCAAGGCGGCGGCGACGATGCTCACGCTGCAGTACGCCAAGGCCCACCCGGAGATGCGGATCAACGCCATCGAACCCGGGTACACCGCCACCGACATGACCGCCGGCTTCGAGGGCGGGCGCCCCGTCGAAGACAGCGCCCGCGCGGTGGTGGAGCTGGCGACGCTCGGCGCGAGCGCCCCGACGGGCACGCTGCGCGACGAGAACGGCGTGCTGCCGTGGTGA
- a CDS encoding uracil-DNA glycosylase produces MALKSFRDQQWADRYAPHIAPVNEYVDELREMGRGWAPYVAPLHGGVEARVLSILRDPGPATQDEVGSGFICVENDDGSAELQSILLEAAGISPFELLPWNAYPWYINRKPKASELDAGVETILHLLELAPKLEVVLLQGGDADHAWRRLLRIAPGVEREGGLTVVRTFHPSPQALFVRDVDVRAARVARRREAFGEVAALLSGG; encoded by the coding sequence ATGGCCCTGAAGTCGTTCCGAGACCAGCAGTGGGCGGACCGCTATGCGCCGCACATCGCACCCGTCAACGAGTACGTCGACGAGTTGCGCGAGATGGGCCGAGGCTGGGCACCGTACGTCGCGCCGCTGCATGGCGGTGTCGAGGCGCGGGTGCTCAGCATCCTGCGCGATCCGGGGCCCGCGACTCAGGATGAGGTCGGCAGCGGTTTCATCTGCGTGGAGAACGACGACGGCAGCGCAGAGCTGCAGTCGATCCTGCTTGAGGCGGCGGGGATCTCGCCTTTCGAGCTGCTGCCGTGGAACGCCTACCCCTGGTACATCAACCGCAAGCCGAAGGCGTCCGAGCTTGATGCCGGCGTCGAGACGATCCTGCATCTGCTGGAGCTCGCGCCGAAACTGGAGGTCGTGCTGCTGCAGGGCGGTGACGCCGATCATGCGTGGCGCCGGCTGCTGCGCATCGCACCGGGTGTCGAGCGCGAGGGTGGGCTTACGGTGGTGCGCACGTTTCATCCGTCGCCGCAGGCGCTGTTCGTTCGCGACGTAGACGTGCGGGCCGCACGAGTGGCGCGTCGCCGCGAAGCATTCGGAGAGGTGGCGGCGCTGCTGTCTGGGGGTTGA
- a CDS encoding NADPH-dependent F420 reductase codes for MVTIGVLGAGQAGSVFARAAISAGYDIVIANSRGPHTLRALVGDLGPRARAATAEEAAEAADVAFLAFPYAPHHRLPAAELAGKIVIDNNNYMPWRDGRFPEVDAGAATIQELRQRQLPQSLVVKAFSHVQFHGRVPARTPEDAVPALVRLARPRGARDRSALVVSSDHPEAVAFVTRLYDDLGFDAVDNSPLAESWRSAPGTPMWAPSVDGQTRAQLRRNLALAGAAG; via the coding sequence GTGGTGACGATCGGGGTCCTCGGCGCGGGGCAGGCGGGCTCCGTCTTCGCGCGAGCGGCGATCAGCGCCGGGTACGACATCGTGATCGCCAACTCCCGCGGCCCGCACACCCTCCGCGCGCTGGTCGGAGACCTCGGGCCGCGAGCGCGCGCCGCGACCGCCGAGGAGGCCGCGGAGGCGGCGGACGTGGCGTTCCTGGCCTTCCCCTACGCGCCCCACCACCGGCTGCCCGCCGCCGAGCTGGCGGGGAAGATCGTCATCGACAACAACAACTACATGCCCTGGCGCGACGGGAGGTTCCCCGAGGTCGACGCCGGAGCGGCGACCATCCAGGAACTCCGGCAACGGCAGCTCCCGCAGTCCCTGGTCGTGAAGGCGTTCAGCCACGTGCAGTTTCACGGTCGGGTCCCGGCGCGAACGCCGGAGGACGCCGTGCCGGCCCTGGTCCGGCTCGCGCGCCCGCGCGGCGCACGCGACCGCAGCGCTCTCGTCGTCTCGAGCGACCACCCCGAGGCCGTCGCGTTCGTCACCAGGCTGTACGACGACCTCGGATTCGACGCCGTCGACAACAGTCCGCTCGCCGAGTCCTGGCGCAGCGCCCCAGGCACTCCGATGTGGGCGCCGTCCGTCGACGGGCAGACCCGCGCGCAGCTCCGGAGGAATCTGGCACTGGCCGGCGCTGCCGGGTGA
- a CDS encoding CPBP family intramembrane glutamic endopeptidase, with protein MTDGAKAVAASPRPWTIGVFLALYAALTVWIIVGRDIADASVFAAVKNAGYAGLALGGGWAFRAGIARSWRTTRSRPLLAAGAVLLALALMGVASAVSQGVLLLVAAPPAGANQAAIAAEVLAASSSFVDGLLFVGVGGVAAPIVEELVFREVPLAPRRGRIGTAVAFAVSCLVFGGIHLRGVDEWPLAILYVGFAVALGAAYLVSQRNLLVTITAHVLWNGIGLGFLLVTG; from the coding sequence ATGACGGACGGAGCGAAGGCGGTGGCCGCCTCGCCCCGACCCTGGACGATCGGGGTGTTCCTCGCCCTCTACGCGGCGCTCACGGTGTGGATCATCGTCGGTCGCGACATCGCCGACGCGTCGGTGTTCGCCGCGGTGAAGAACGCGGGCTACGCGGGCCTGGCGCTCGGGGGCGGCTGGGCGTTCCGGGCCGGCATCGCCCGGAGTTGGCGGACGACCCGCTCCCGGCCGCTCCTGGCCGCGGGGGCGGTGCTGCTGGCGCTCGCGCTGATGGGGGTGGCGTCGGCGGTGAGCCAGGGGGTCCTCCTCCTCGTCGCGGCCCCTCCCGCCGGGGCGAACCAGGCGGCGATCGCGGCGGAGGTGCTCGCGGCGTCGTCGTCGTTCGTCGACGGGCTGCTCTTCGTGGGGGTAGGCGGTGTCGCGGCACCCATCGTGGAGGAGCTGGTGTTCCGTGAGGTCCCCCTCGCCCCGCGTCGCGGGCGGATCGGGACTGCCGTGGCGTTCGCGGTCTCCTGCCTCGTGTTCGGCGGCATCCACCTGCGGGGAGTGGACGAGTGGCCGCTGGCGATCCTCTACGTGGGGTTCGCCGTCGCCCTCGGCGCCGCCTACCTGGTGTCGCAGCGCAACCTTCTCGTGACGATCACCGCCCACGTCCTCTGGAACGGGATCGGTCTGGGGTTCCTCCTGGTGACGGGCTGA
- a CDS encoding SdpI family protein, which yields MEVIAAVLPVLLLVTGIVVELAARGALRRNPLAGIRTVATMRSDATWAAAHRSASAVVWGGFAASVVAAVVSFAGGVIVSTVGAIAAAIIFVLTAVIALVVANRAARASTSS from the coding sequence GTGGAAGTGATCGCAGCGGTGCTCCCCGTCCTGCTTCTGGTGACCGGGATCGTGGTCGAGCTCGCCGCGCGGGGGGCTCTCCGTCGCAATCCTCTTGCGGGCATCCGCACGGTTGCGACCATGCGGAGCGACGCTACGTGGGCTGCCGCTCACCGGTCCGCGTCGGCCGTCGTCTGGGGCGGATTCGCTGCGAGCGTGGTCGCGGCCGTCGTGTCGTTCGCGGGTGGTGTGATCGTGTCGACAGTCGGAGCGATCGCGGCTGCCATCATCTTCGTCCTCACCGCGGTGATCGCACTCGTCGTCGCGAACCGCGCAGCGAGGGCGTCGACGTCGTCCTAG
- the cydC gene encoding thiol reductant ABC exporter subunit CydC — MTATTRSERVRDVLRLAQPPFRRFLPGLIWGVLSAAAAVSLLAVSGWLIVSASIVDSLVPLSIAVVGVRFFAVTRAVTRYLERLSGHDAALRQLATTRSDMVRRLIPLSPAGLGATDRGQVLAALVDDVENLQNLPLRVVQPLAVSGVVALGAVGFLAFVSPPAALTLAVCLLVAALAAVGLGWVFGSRAEAAVSARRAEVSAALVDYFGSLDVLLAFGAEAQARERVRVADAALRRVVGRASLAQAVAAGVVSLMAGVASVWALAVAAPGLSTGEIDAPWLAVAVLVPMVVFEVFGAVPIAAASWRSVRASAERIVDVLPDRMPPELRTDAGEDREVDGVPALTLRGATAHWPGGAPALRGVDLDLAPGERVLVSGASGAGKSSLAAALVGFLRVDGEYRIDGIDAATLSGPSLRRIVGLCEQHPQLFDEDVRQNLLFAKDTATDDELLAVLDRVGLAGWVRERGGLDARVGDRGALVSGGQAQRIALARALLRGFPVLVLDEPTAGVDPEASDVLLRDLLRATGEQSVLLISHVAPPAGTVDRVVRIEGGRTV, encoded by the coding sequence ATGACCGCGACGACGCGCAGCGAGCGGGTCCGCGACGTGCTCCGGCTCGCGCAGCCGCCGTTCCGCCGATTCCTGCCCGGACTGATCTGGGGGGTGCTGTCGGCGGCCGCTGCGGTGAGCCTCCTCGCCGTGAGCGGCTGGTTGATCGTGAGCGCGTCGATCGTCGACTCGCTCGTGCCGCTGTCCATCGCGGTCGTCGGGGTGCGGTTCTTCGCGGTGACCCGCGCCGTCACGCGGTATCTGGAACGACTGAGCGGGCACGACGCCGCGCTCCGGCAGCTCGCGACCACCCGCTCCGACATGGTGCGCCGGCTCATCCCGCTCTCGCCCGCCGGTCTCGGCGCGACCGACCGGGGGCAGGTGCTCGCGGCGCTCGTCGATGACGTGGAGAACCTGCAGAACCTCCCGCTCCGGGTGGTGCAGCCGCTCGCCGTCTCGGGCGTCGTGGCCCTCGGGGCCGTGGGCTTCCTCGCCTTCGTCTCGCCGCCCGCCGCGCTGACCCTCGCCGTCTGCCTCCTCGTCGCCGCGCTCGCGGCCGTCGGGCTCGGCTGGGTCTTCGGCTCGCGCGCGGAGGCCGCGGTGTCCGCCCGACGGGCCGAGGTGTCCGCCGCCCTGGTCGACTACTTCGGCAGCCTCGACGTCCTGCTCGCGTTCGGTGCGGAGGCGCAGGCCCGGGAGCGGGTCCGCGTCGCCGACGCAGCCCTGCGCCGGGTCGTCGGCCGGGCGTCGCTCGCACAGGCCGTCGCCGCCGGAGTCGTGTCGCTGATGGCCGGCGTCGCGTCGGTGTGGGCGCTCGCCGTGGCCGCGCCCGGCCTGAGCACCGGGGAGATCGATGCGCCGTGGCTCGCGGTCGCGGTGCTCGTGCCGATGGTCGTGTTCGAGGTCTTCGGCGCCGTCCCGATCGCCGCGGCCTCGTGGCGCAGCGTCCGTGCGAGCGCGGAGCGCATCGTGGACGTGCTCCCCGACCGGATGCCGCCGGAGCTGCGCACCGACGCGGGGGAGGACCGGGAGGTCGACGGCGTGCCCGCCCTCACACTGCGCGGTGCCACGGCGCACTGGCCCGGGGGCGCGCCGGCGTTGCGCGGCGTGGACCTCGACCTCGCGCCGGGCGAGCGGGTGCTCGTGTCCGGAGCGAGCGGCGCGGGCAAGAGCTCGCTCGCCGCCGCGCTCGTGGGCTTCCTGCGCGTCGACGGCGAGTACCGGATCGACGGCATCGACGCCGCCACCCTGTCCGGTCCGTCGCTGCGGCGCATCGTGGGACTGTGCGAGCAGCACCCGCAGCTGTTCGACGAGGACGTGCGGCAGAACCTCCTCTTCGCGAAGGACACCGCCACGGACGACGAGCTGCTCGCCGTGCTCGACCGGGTCGGGCTCGCCGGGTGGGTGCGCGAGCGTGGCGGACTCGATGCCCGCGTCGGAGACCGCGGTGCCTTGGTGTCGGGCGGACAGGCGCAGCGGATCGCGCTGGCTCGCGCGCTGCTCCGGGGGTTCCCGGTGCTCGTGCTGGACGAGCCGACGGCGGGCGTGGATCCCGAGGCGTCGGACGTCCTGCTGCGCGACCTGCTGCGGGCGACGGGGGAGCAGTCGGTGCTGCTCATCTCGCACGTGGCGCCGCCCGCGGGGACGGTCGACCGGGTCGTGCGGATCGAGGGCGGCCGGACGGTCTGA
- the cydD gene encoding thiol reductant ABC exporter subunit CydD — protein MKPVDPRLLRYAAAARGFLLASAAIGVFQTAVTIAFAWLLTEAIVGAIAGRDVSVTLLWLLATALLRGLLIAASDAAGTQAAARTGMQLRAALVAAVGRLGPGWLAQRNQTAIAVTAGHGLEALDAYFARYIPQLVLTVIATPVLVAVMWWQDWPSGLTAVITLPLIPLFLILIGIATRTVQKKQWQTLQHLAARFADTVQGLSTLRLFGRDRRAADRIEVTADEYRRETMKVLRFSFLSGFAMELLASLAVALIAVAVGFRLLSGDLTLEVGLFVLLLAPEAFLPIRQVGVQFHAAAEGVAATEDVFDVLDAARDRDRSGARRHDPGTDARPNPAESADSRVGVVQAGRELVVEGLRVRDLPPVSFVAEPGTVTLIEGPSGSGKSSLLAALRGAVDYTGTATWGGRDVAALAPSDWLAWAGQAPGLLRGTVVENVALGDAAPDLARVRRALDAACAEGIDADRVLGVQGAGLSGGQAQRVAVARALYRHDDGAARVLALDEPSSALDPETEERLWRSLRQRADAGAVVLLVSHRRSAREIADRIVALGVSA, from the coding sequence GTGAAACCCGTCGATCCGAGGCTGCTCCGATACGCGGCCGCCGCCCGGGGATTCCTCCTGGCGTCGGCCGCGATCGGCGTCTTCCAGACCGCGGTGACGATCGCCTTCGCCTGGCTGCTCACCGAGGCGATCGTCGGGGCGATCGCCGGGCGCGACGTCTCCGTCACGCTGCTCTGGCTGCTGGCGACGGCGCTGCTGCGGGGGCTGCTCATCGCCGCCTCCGACGCGGCGGGCACGCAGGCCGCGGCCCGCACCGGCATGCAGCTGCGCGCGGCCCTCGTCGCGGCGGTCGGGCGGCTCGGGCCCGGCTGGCTCGCGCAGCGCAACCAGACGGCGATCGCCGTCACCGCCGGCCACGGGCTGGAGGCCCTGGACGCGTACTTCGCGCGGTACATCCCGCAGCTGGTCCTCACCGTCATCGCGACGCCCGTGCTCGTCGCCGTCATGTGGTGGCAGGACTGGCCGAGCGGACTGACGGCCGTCATCACCCTGCCGCTCATCCCGCTGTTCCTCATCCTCATCGGCATCGCGACCCGCACGGTGCAGAAGAAGCAGTGGCAGACGCTGCAGCACCTGGCCGCCCGCTTCGCCGACACGGTGCAGGGGCTGTCGACGCTGCGGCTGTTCGGCCGGGATCGTCGCGCCGCCGACCGCATCGAGGTGACCGCCGACGAGTACCGCCGCGAGACGATGAAGGTGCTCCGGTTCTCGTTCCTCTCCGGGTTCGCGATGGAGCTGCTGGCCTCGCTGGCGGTCGCGCTCATCGCCGTCGCGGTGGGGTTCCGGCTGCTCTCGGGCGACCTGACCCTCGAGGTCGGGCTCTTCGTGCTGCTCCTCGCGCCCGAGGCCTTCCTCCCCATCCGCCAGGTCGGTGTGCAGTTCCACGCGGCCGCCGAGGGTGTCGCGGCCACGGAGGACGTGTTCGACGTGCTCGATGCGGCGCGCGACCGGGACCGCAGCGGGGCGCGCCGGCACGATCCCGGTACGGATGCACGACCGAACCCCGCGGAATCGGCTGACAGTCGTGTCGGGGTCGTGCAGGCGGGACGGGAACTCGTGGTCGAGGGACTCCGCGTGCGAGACCTCCCGCCGGTGTCGTTCGTCGCGGAGCCGGGGACCGTGACCCTGATCGAGGGGCCGAGCGGCTCCGGAAAGTCGAGTCTGCTCGCGGCCCTCCGCGGCGCGGTGGATTACACGGGGACGGCGACCTGGGGCGGGCGGGACGTCGCCGCGCTCGCGCCGTCCGACTGGCTCGCCTGGGCTGGGCAGGCGCCGGGGCTGCTGCGCGGCACGGTGGTGGAGAACGTCGCCCTCGGCGATGCTGCTCCCGACCTCGCCCGTGTGCGCCGGGCGCTCGACGCCGCGTGCGCGGAGGGGATCGACGCCGACCGCGTTCTCGGTGTGCAGGGCGCGGGGCTGTCCGGCGGGCAGGCGCAGCGCGTCGCGGTGGCCAGGGCGCTGTACCGGCACGACGACGGCGCGGCGCGGGTGCTCGCGCTCGACGAGCCCTCCAGCGCCCTCGACCCGGAAACCGAGGAGCGCCTCTGGCGGTCGCTGCGGCAGCGCGCCGACGCCGGAGCGGTCGTCCTCCTCGTGTCGCACCGTCGCTCGGCGCGGGAGATCGCCGACCGGATCGTGGCGCTGGGGGTGAGTGCATGA
- a CDS encoding DUF1361 domain-containing protein → MLFSLGIVLLNAYAVLLILLRAPVYRTPLYRPMLWNIFLSILPVLVLLIGGGIGLVLLLFARPVGFAVLAVTGIIWLLLLPNASYLITELNQSHRRPDDPVPLWYDIILVITLAMSGVMNTVVNVLLVHIIVGLSVYRTDSAEDLLRAGPLGAVGVVLLLLGFGMYLGRYPRFNSWDLRHPAAFVTKLTTHFRAPGNLLACAGFTLTYAVFLALIYLVTAGPLLDGLVSIGELRQTLEAS, encoded by the coding sequence GTGCTCTTCTCTCTCGGCATCGTGCTGCTGAACGCCTACGCGGTCCTCCTCATCCTGCTGCGCGCGCCGGTGTACCGCACCCCGCTGTACCGGCCCATGCTGTGGAACATCTTCCTCTCGATCCTGCCGGTGCTCGTCCTGCTGATCGGCGGGGGCATCGGCCTCGTCCTCCTGCTCTTCGCACGACCGGTCGGCTTCGCAGTGCTCGCCGTGACGGGCATCATCTGGTTGCTCCTGCTGCCGAATGCGAGCTACCTGATCACCGAGCTGAACCAGTCCCACCGCCGACCCGACGACCCCGTCCCACTCTGGTACGACATCATCCTCGTGATCACGCTGGCGATGTCGGGAGTGATGAACACCGTGGTCAACGTCCTCCTCGTGCACATCATCGTCGGCCTATCCGTCTACCGCACGGACAGCGCAGAGGACCTCTTGCGGGCCGGCCCGCTGGGGGCCGTCGGCGTCGTGCTGCTTCTCCTCGGATTCGGCATGTACCTCGGCCGGTACCCCCGCTTCAACAGCTGGGACCTGCGGCACCCCGCCGCGTTCGTCACGAAGCTCACCACGCACTTCCGCGCCCCGGGAAACCTGCTGGCCTGCGCCGGATTCACCCTCACGTACGCGGTGTTCCTCGCGCTCATCTACCTGGTCACGGCCGGCCCGCTCCTCGACGGGCTGGTGTCCATCGGAGAGCTGCGCCAAACCCTGGAGGCTTCGTGA
- a CDS encoding RNA polymerase sigma factor, which produces MTAPTEADAARRVEVLVRDLIPDLVGYFVNRLDDRERAADATADTLLVLWRKVRALPDDHEEARRFAFGIARRVLLADRRRGHRHNALADRLRAETREIVVPEPGFDVELREALARLPVKDREIVLLVAWEGLSVADAGRVMKVSPEAARARYSRARARLRTMLGESR; this is translated from the coding sequence ATGACCGCACCGACCGAGGCCGACGCGGCGCGCCGGGTCGAGGTCCTCGTGCGCGACCTCATCCCGGACCTGGTCGGATACTTCGTGAACCGACTCGACGACCGGGAGCGGGCGGCCGACGCGACCGCCGACACGCTGCTCGTGCTCTGGCGGAAGGTGCGCGCCCTGCCGGACGATCACGAAGAGGCCCGGCGGTTCGCCTTCGGCATCGCCCGCCGGGTGCTCCTCGCCGACCGCCGCCGCGGGCATCGCCACAACGCCCTCGCCGATCGGCTGCGAGCAGAGACGCGCGAGATCGTCGTCCCGGAGCCCGGCTTCGACGTCGAACTGCGGGAGGCCTTGGCGCGGCTGCCGGTCAAGGATCGCGAGATCGTGCTGCTGGTCGCGTGGGAGGGGCTTAGCGTGGCCGATGCGGGGCGCGTGATGAAGGTCAGCCCGGAGGCCGCCCGGGCCCGGTACTCGCGGGCGCGGGCCCGTCTTCGGACGATGCTCGGGGAGAGTAGATGA
- a CDS encoding ABC transporter ATP-binding protein, giving the protein MNDARLHLQGIHRSFGGRQVLSGVDLSLLPGEILGLLGPNGAGKSTLIAIADGSLAPDSGTVTVDGIDLATHRATAARRIGSAPQRLGVYPTLTLRDNVEGFARLHGVRGRALRTRSAEVIASLGLTDHADVRADRLSGGQQRRLHLAMALTHRPRLLFLDEPTVGADVESRRQILDLVRRVAADGASVVYTTHYLTELEQLPARIALLHRGALVDLGDVRALVAARGGTRLTVHLGADVAAPTGWEAHDGRLVSTSPRAQSGALLAELLGALGEDARSITEVQFPRESLESAYLNLLADAGTTPAGAEVPHAAA; this is encoded by the coding sequence ATGAACGACGCACGGCTGCACCTGCAGGGCATCCACCGATCCTTCGGAGGGAGGCAGGTCCTCTCCGGGGTGGACCTCTCCCTCCTGCCCGGGGAGATCCTCGGCCTGCTCGGGCCCAACGGCGCCGGGAAGTCGACCCTCATCGCCATCGCCGACGGCTCGCTCGCCCCCGACTCCGGTACCGTGACGGTCGACGGCATCGACCTCGCCACGCACCGTGCGACGGCGGCCCGTCGGATCGGCAGCGCACCCCAGCGGCTCGGCGTGTACCCGACGCTCACCCTGCGGGACAACGTCGAGGGGTTCGCGCGCCTCCACGGTGTGCGCGGGCGGGCCCTGCGCACCCGCAGTGCCGAGGTGATCGCGTCGCTGGGGCTCACCGACCACGCCGACGTCCGCGCCGACCGGCTCAGCGGCGGCCAGCAGCGCCGTCTCCACCTCGCGATGGCCCTCACCCACCGCCCGCGCCTGCTGTTCCTCGACGAGCCGACGGTCGGGGCCGACGTGGAATCGCGTCGACAGATCCTCGACCTGGTGCGCCGGGTCGCCGCCGACGGCGCGTCCGTCGTCTACACCACCCACTACCTCACCGAGCTGGAGCAGCTGCCCGCGCGGATCGCGCTCCTGCACCGCGGCGCTCTCGTGGACCTCGGCGACGTGCGCGCACTGGTCGCGGCGCGGGGTGGCACCCGCCTCACCGTGCACCTCGGTGCGGACGTCGCGGCACCGACCGGGTGGGAGGCGCACGACGGCCGGCTCGTGAGCACGTCGCCCCGGGCGCAGTCCGGCGCGCTGCTGGCCGAGCTGCTCGGCGCGCTCGGAGAGGACGCGCGATCGATCACCGAGGTGCAGTTCCCCCGCGAGAGCCTCGAGAGCGCCTATCTGAACCTCCTCGCGGACGCGGGGACGACGCCGGCCGGAGCGGAGGTGCCGCATGCTGCGGCATAG